One segment of Sulfobacillus thermosulfidooxidans DSM 9293 DNA contains the following:
- a CDS encoding metallophosphoesterase family protein, giving the protein MANPEQPSLTSGVSPGKHLQDSLTSRRQFLRQFLGASFMAAGGIWMRDKVFASSTGPSQPLRFVQLSDTHIGYQGDANRDVLGSLAIALGAIALLDPKPDFIVVTGDLTQGTSQESERLKRFQTFRHHLLSLHIPVYTVAGEHDALMDQGQSYEKAMGPLYYDFRLHGVQFYALDNVSRGFFVGEKQRQWLKQRLKQANPMAPTVIFCHAPLYDVFSPWNWYTYDAHEVLKLFAPFHHLSVFFGHVHQLLSHQGSFITQYGAMPTSWPLPEPGFLTVLERWPQSTSDPYMGLGFRVVDIKNAGLVQIQNVLLQDAVNLRRRSSS; this is encoded by the coding sequence ATGGCAAACCCAGAACAGCCATCATTGACATCAGGAGTTTCTCCAGGTAAGCATCTCCAAGATTCGTTGACCTCACGCCGTCAATTTTTGCGCCAGTTTCTTGGGGCGTCTTTTATGGCCGCCGGGGGCATCTGGATGCGTGACAAGGTCTTTGCGAGTTCTACGGGCCCATCACAGCCTCTTCGATTTGTGCAGTTATCCGATACCCACATTGGCTATCAAGGCGATGCCAACCGCGATGTCTTGGGATCTTTAGCGATTGCCTTAGGCGCCATTGCCCTTTTGGATCCCAAGCCCGATTTTATTGTGGTGACAGGGGATCTCACGCAGGGCACCAGTCAGGAAAGTGAACGGTTGAAAAGATTTCAGACATTCCGCCACCATTTGTTATCGTTACATATTCCGGTTTATACGGTGGCCGGTGAACACGATGCCTTAATGGACCAAGGGCAAAGTTATGAAAAAGCTATGGGACCCCTATACTATGATTTTCGTCTTCATGGTGTGCAATTTTATGCGTTAGATAATGTGTCCCGAGGATTCTTTGTGGGGGAAAAACAACGGCAATGGCTTAAACAGCGTCTGAAACAGGCCAACCCCATGGCCCCTACGGTGATTTTTTGCCATGCGCCTTTGTATGATGTGTTTAGTCCATGGAACTGGTATACCTATGATGCCCATGAAGTCCTGAAATTGTTTGCGCCTTTTCACCATTTGTCGGTGTTCTTTGGTCATGTTCATCAGCTGCTGAGCCATCAAGGGTCCTTTATCACCCAATATGGAGCCATGCCCACATCGTGGCCGTTGCCGGAACCCGGATTTTTGACGGTGTTGGAACGCTGGCCCCAAAGCACGTCAGATCCATATATGGGACTCGGGTTTCGTGTGGTCGACATAAAAAACGCAGGCCTGGTGCAAATCCAAAATGTCTTATTACAAGATGCCGTCAATTTAAGGAGGCGTTCGTCATCGTGA
- a CDS encoding capping complex subunit for YIEGIA has product MADAPQPVMFAVVTVNRKAIGGGMAPIFFADDVAERDRIAMWLSRITNCIVHDLHDGSLALTVNAVPQSSSSSTQD; this is encoded by the coding sequence TTGGCTGATGCTCCACAACCTGTGATGTTTGCCGTGGTTACCGTGAACCGTAAGGCCATTGGCGGAGGAATGGCTCCAATCTTTTTTGCCGATGATGTTGCTGAACGCGACCGAATTGCGATGTGGTTATCACGCATAACCAATTGTATTGTCCATGATCTGCATGATGGCTCTTTAGCCCTCACTGTGAATGCTGTGCCCCAGAGTTCGTCGTCATCCACCCAGGACTAA
- a CDS encoding anti-sigma factor domain-containing protein: protein MAHLNDEELLVSWRRYGHELDHIQSCPVCQSRRRALLEVVTSVLPEPIQEPSLTATQILSRLASREHTLKVISRRQIAGVAIALMLSSLALLSPSLQKPILPAPVQMAATSLPFASSRVMVQWSPGHKMGKIFASQLKVIPNSVLEVWLIKDRKHVPVAIIPLSSHDETVMFAVPKKDRNAEAIGITLEHSPNMPKPTGPRVFYHKFH from the coding sequence ATGGCACATCTAAATGACGAAGAGTTACTGGTGTCGTGGCGCCGTTATGGACATGAATTAGATCATATTCAGTCGTGTCCTGTTTGTCAGTCCAGACGCCGTGCCCTATTAGAAGTGGTGACATCTGTGTTGCCAGAACCCATCCAAGAGCCCTCCCTCACAGCGACTCAAATCTTATCGCGGCTGGCTTCACGCGAACACACTCTCAAGGTGATATCGCGCCGACAGATTGCTGGAGTCGCCATAGCTTTGATGTTGTCATCATTGGCACTGCTCTCCCCGTCTTTACAAAAACCCATTCTGCCCGCACCGGTGCAGATGGCGGCGACATCCCTTCCGTTTGCTTCAAGCCGTGTCATGGTTCAGTGGAGCCCTGGCCATAAAATGGGCAAGATTTTTGCATCCCAGTTGAAAGTGATTCCCAATTCGGTATTGGAAGTGTGGTTAATCAAAGACCGCAAGCATGTCCCCGTCGCGATTATTCCGTTATCGAGTCATGATGAAACGGTGATGTTTGCCGTACCCAAAAAGGACCGAAATGCTGAGGCTATTGGGATAACTTTGGAACATTCCCCCAACATGCCAAAACCCACGGGGCCACGGGTTTTTTATCATAAATTTCATTAA
- a CDS encoding RNA polymerase sigma factor — protein MGYSDDVDHCSDEELIIRIQRRDDKAFEQLYNRYASRVLGLIRRVIFDANESEDVLQIVFMSIWQKCHQYERERGSVQAFIFQIAKTRMIDYMRSHRHHDDVLVDMEEEDRQPDPIELDQVSHVVVDDLLKALSADERRALELTVYGGFTQQEIAKLLHKPPGTVKSWIRRGLIKLKRIVSETANDGGEGEKWHI, from the coding sequence ATGGGCTATTCGGATGACGTGGATCATTGCTCCGATGAAGAACTGATAATTCGTATCCAACGGCGCGACGATAAGGCGTTTGAGCAACTCTACAACCGGTATGCGTCACGGGTCCTTGGATTAATTCGGCGCGTAATTTTTGATGCAAATGAATCCGAAGATGTGTTACAGATCGTATTTATGAGTATATGGCAGAAGTGTCATCAATACGAGCGAGAGCGGGGAAGTGTTCAAGCTTTTATCTTCCAAATTGCGAAAACCCGGATGATTGACTACATGCGTAGTCACCGTCATCATGATGACGTGTTAGTGGATATGGAAGAAGAGGATCGCCAGCCTGATCCCATTGAACTGGATCAAGTGAGTCATGTGGTGGTCGATGATTTGTTGAAGGCTTTAAGCGCCGATGAAAGACGCGCATTAGAATTGACTGTTTATGGGGGCTTTACCCAACAAGAAATCGCCAAGTTGTTGCACAAGCCACCGGGTACCGTGAAAAGTTGGATTCGACGGGGTCTTATCAAGCTTAAACGGATCGTTTCAGAAACGGCGAATGACGGAGGGGAGGGAGAAAAATGGCACATCTAA
- a CDS encoding c-type cytochrome, with amino-acid sequence MRKLLFSVVVLAGTWAFLGPKAGASVLNPFRHFFEHHEPVKPKTPQEIKPSWALGQKLYVRACESCHGPKGNGEGFWGLPTGEKAPALNHLNPRESTPEFLTQMIAQGKGMMPQWSLVLNRVQIESLVQYLRSINTQDTN; translated from the coding sequence GTGAGAAAGCTGTTGTTTTCGGTTGTGGTTTTAGCCGGAACATGGGCATTTTTGGGTCCCAAGGCGGGGGCTTCGGTATTGAATCCTTTCCGCCATTTTTTTGAGCATCATGAACCGGTGAAACCAAAAACCCCACAAGAGATCAAGCCGTCGTGGGCCTTAGGCCAGAAACTTTATGTGAGAGCCTGTGAATCGTGTCATGGTCCTAAAGGAAATGGGGAAGGGTTTTGGGGATTACCCACTGGCGAAAAAGCCCCCGCCCTCAATCACCTGAATCCTCGTGAAAGCACACCAGAATTTTTAACTCAAATGATTGCGCAAGGGAAAGGCATGATGCCTCAGTGGTCTTTGGTGCTTAACCGGGTGCAAATCGAAAGCCTCGTGCAGTATCTTCGCTCTATCAACACCCAGGACACCAATTAG
- a CDS encoding J domain-containing protein translates to MTEKNPWTILGIGPTTDEQKIRQAYLTQVRRHHPDLYAKDSLTRHEHEEHMKWINWAYHEVMKTPFVVEVNKKDAPGPRESSHKASPPPLSCRLHHQPIVRTCTRCQAPLCPSCVGFSLSLCSMHFRKWVNAKFRRRVLREWGLLFVLIATSKLLSWPFSTLLWSLLGYLALLGILELRRLRYFGCMAWLFIPYSLVLAGLYSLYEGLSRWNKELGDFTD, encoded by the coding sequence ATGACGGAAAAAAATCCGTGGACCATTTTAGGCATTGGGCCAACGACTGATGAACAAAAAATTCGCCAGGCTTATCTCACCCAAGTCAGGCGACATCATCCCGATTTATATGCCAAGGATTCCCTCACCCGTCATGAGCACGAAGAACACATGAAGTGGATTAATTGGGCCTATCACGAAGTCATGAAAACACCCTTCGTTGTCGAGGTCAACAAAAAAGATGCTCCTGGTCCCCGTGAATCATCGCATAAGGCCTCGCCACCGCCCCTATCGTGCCGGCTGCATCACCAGCCCATTGTGAGAACCTGCACACGCTGCCAAGCTCCTTTATGTCCATCCTGCGTGGGGTTCTCCCTGTCGTTATGTTCCATGCATTTTCGCAAGTGGGTGAATGCCAAATTCCGGCGGCGCGTACTTCGCGAATGGGGCCTCCTCTTTGTATTAATTGCCACCAGCAAATTATTATCGTGGCCCTTTTCGACCCTTCTTTGGAGTCTTTTAGGATATTTAGCCTTATTAGGTATTCTTGAACTCCGCCGTCTTCGCTATTTTGGGTGCATGGCTTGGCTGTTCATTCCCTATAGCTTGGTATTAGCTGGTCTCTATAGTCTCTATGAAGGTCTAAGCCGTTGGAACAAAGAGCTTGGAGATTTCACCGATTAG
- a CDS encoding GGDEF domain-containing protein: MNDHTYPSRLLRRYEHDPRIFADDARWLYFVLTFIVTIFYWNRQVFIPFRLDALWSLGVWLLYLPIRTVIRSTCRTPKWLVYVDALIMIINMYWWKWLPVSVPLLSVIITWEAVWSLPFMQALVVSGGLGLGYIITTFIAPIIPQEGPSSLFIAPFYPLVTILSYFLRRQMGLYESLAGTDYLTGLFNRRQLLQTYRQHESARWWVVLLDLDNFKQINDRFGHLMGDMVLRDLGRLIRQLFRAGEITARYGGEEFLILLPAELDRSVIAERLLRLNERLKDLSLRYPTPITLSGGIALSREDNEPLSDIIARADQALYQAKSQGKDQTVWAKDIVASPPA; the protein is encoded by the coding sequence ATGAATGATCATACCTACCCAAGCCGTTTGTTAAGGCGATATGAACACGATCCACGCATTTTTGCCGATGATGCACGGTGGCTGTATTTCGTCCTTACGTTCATCGTCACCATTTTCTATTGGAATCGTCAGGTGTTTATCCCTTTTCGCCTCGATGCTCTGTGGTCTTTAGGCGTCTGGCTATTATATCTTCCCATTCGGACAGTCATTCGCTCAACATGCCGAACTCCTAAGTGGCTGGTGTATGTCGATGCTCTGATCATGATTATCAACATGTACTGGTGGAAATGGCTTCCCGTATCCGTCCCCTTATTATCGGTCATAATCACCTGGGAAGCCGTCTGGTCTCTGCCCTTCATGCAAGCCTTAGTCGTTAGTGGAGGATTAGGTTTGGGGTATATCATCACCACGTTCATAGCACCTATCATTCCCCAAGAAGGTCCCTCGAGTCTCTTTATTGCCCCGTTTTATCCCTTAGTGACCATTTTGTCTTATTTCTTACGGCGGCAAATGGGTCTTTATGAAAGTTTAGCGGGCACCGATTATCTCACCGGGCTGTTTAATCGCCGCCAGCTCCTTCAAACCTACCGCCAGCATGAAAGCGCGCGGTGGTGGGTCGTGCTGCTTGACCTAGACAATTTTAAGCAGATTAATGACCGCTTTGGCCATTTGATGGGTGATATGGTTTTGCGGGATTTAGGACGCCTAATTCGGCAATTATTTCGTGCCGGAGAAATAACAGCCCGCTATGGCGGCGAAGAATTTTTGATTTTGCTACCAGCAGAACTCGACCGCAGTGTGATTGCCGAACGACTCCTACGCTTAAACGAACGGCTCAAAGATTTGTCTTTACGCTATCCCACGCCCATTACCTTAAGTGGGGGAATAGCCCTATCCCGTGAAGATAACGAACCCCTTTCCGACATTATCGCCCGGGCCGATCAGGCGTTATATCAGGCCAAATCCCAAGGCAAGGACCAAACTGTCTGGGCAAAGGATATTGTGGCCTCACCCCCTGCTTAA
- a CDS encoding glycosyltransferase family 2 protein → MPYPKISVIIPTVHNHTIKRALSSIATQNSSDLSAVEVFVIRDGQAPFTRQELGSYPFTLHLLGLLPGQGAAGARNVGLHFSSGQYIAFLDDDDEWLPNHLALTIPLVEKTQGIVFTDAELYHVQEGWHEPFRFEYQPSMLTKTSPVIPSTLVTTRTTFEEIGYFDTQIPAYSDWDWILRASRRGVPITRLPEITANYYFSIDSTSSRPCKMAPELRKLRSKHHLGPVPVANFAKMMTDPWFAKWRIPGP, encoded by the coding sequence ATGCCGTACCCGAAGATATCCGTTATTATTCCGACCGTGCACAATCACACCATTAAACGAGCTCTATCCTCGATTGCGACTCAGAATTCTTCGGACCTGTCCGCCGTCGAAGTTTTTGTAATCCGCGATGGACAAGCTCCTTTCACCCGCCAAGAACTCGGTTCCTATCCTTTTACCCTGCACTTGCTGGGCCTTTTACCGGGACAAGGTGCCGCCGGTGCGCGCAATGTCGGTCTACATTTTTCCTCGGGGCAATATATCGCCTTTTTGGACGATGATGATGAGTGGCTCCCCAATCATCTAGCGCTGACGATTCCCTTAGTCGAAAAAACTCAAGGCATTGTCTTTACCGACGCCGAATTGTACCACGTTCAAGAAGGCTGGCATGAGCCGTTTCGGTTTGAGTATCAGCCCTCCATGTTAACCAAGACCAGCCCGGTGATTCCCTCAACGCTCGTAACGACCCGGACTACGTTCGAAGAGATTGGGTATTTTGATACGCAAATTCCCGCTTACAGTGATTGGGACTGGATTTTACGGGCCAGCCGCCGCGGCGTTCCGATTACCAGGCTCCCAGAAATCACGGCAAACTACTATTTCTCCATAGATTCGACTTCATCGCGGCCGTGCAAAATGGCCCCCGAATTGCGCAAACTGCGTAGTAAGCATCATTTAGGTCCGGTACCTGTCGCCAACTTTGCCAAAATGATGACAGATCCCTGGTTTGCGAAATGGCGCATCCCAGGACCTTAA